One genomic window of Catenulispora sp. EB89 includes the following:
- a CDS encoding FtsK/SpoIIIE domain-containing protein, whose product MFRTVHGDASSADKATRKVGGVYVREPVFEVPVWWLAIRRFFGFFGLVGRKAAKHPILSGLLVLAACLRISLGSSAFGWLLVGVLVALSLWAVLHWASFERAIRFPVVSAWRRWFVYERRWHATMAVCGLAILYGDLEYVPSLRQVRSTRFVDRVIVDMVSGQVPEQWENQAPALAHTFGALSCRVRTVKPRRIALEFVHADPLAATVRPDQIDTDDESHSVDRMPVNLSALPLGVCADGQPWTLRLTTHVLIAGASEAGKGSVVWALLRALGPAIQAGYVAPWVLDPKGGMELAFGEPLFKRFEADSYEGMASMLEDAADLMDVRTRRLRGVARQHIPTPDEPLVLVVVDEMADLTAYCPDRSIRQRIASALSRLLSKGRAAAVHVVAALQDPRKDVLPFRDLFPVRICLRVTEASHVDMVLGDGARDRGATCDLIDPELAGVGFVTVAGVREPVRVRATYHGDSDIAAMVERFKPRAQDAIPAQWSGDFDGMEVDKL is encoded by the coding sequence ATGTTCCGCACGGTGCACGGGGATGCTTCCTCGGCCGACAAGGCGACGCGCAAGGTCGGCGGCGTCTACGTCCGCGAGCCGGTATTCGAGGTGCCGGTTTGGTGGCTCGCGATCCGGCGCTTCTTCGGGTTCTTCGGTCTGGTCGGCCGCAAGGCGGCGAAGCACCCGATCCTCTCGGGGCTGCTGGTCCTGGCCGCATGTCTGCGCATCTCGCTCGGGTCGTCGGCGTTCGGCTGGCTCCTGGTCGGCGTGCTGGTGGCGCTGAGCCTGTGGGCGGTCCTCCACTGGGCCAGTTTTGAGCGCGCGATCCGATTCCCGGTCGTGAGTGCGTGGCGGCGGTGGTTCGTCTACGAACGGCGTTGGCACGCGACCATGGCGGTCTGCGGCCTGGCCATCCTGTACGGCGACTTGGAGTACGTGCCGAGCCTGCGCCAGGTCCGATCCACTCGGTTCGTCGATCGCGTGATCGTCGACATGGTGTCGGGTCAGGTCCCTGAGCAATGGGAGAACCAGGCTCCGGCGCTGGCGCACACCTTCGGAGCGCTGTCATGTCGCGTGAGGACGGTGAAGCCTCGTCGGATTGCGCTGGAGTTCGTGCACGCGGATCCATTGGCGGCGACTGTCAGGCCGGATCAGATCGACACCGACGACGAGTCACACTCGGTGGACCGCATGCCGGTGAACCTGTCTGCGCTACCTCTCGGCGTCTGCGCTGACGGACAGCCCTGGACGCTGCGACTCACTACGCACGTTCTGATAGCCGGCGCGTCGGAGGCGGGCAAGGGCTCGGTCGTCTGGGCGCTGTTGCGTGCGCTTGGGCCGGCGATCCAAGCTGGCTACGTCGCGCCCTGGGTCCTGGACCCGAAAGGCGGGATGGAACTCGCCTTCGGCGAACCACTGTTCAAGCGGTTCGAGGCGGACTCGTACGAAGGCATGGCGTCCATGCTCGAAGACGCGGCCGACCTGATGGACGTTCGGACGCGTCGGCTTCGTGGCGTCGCACGTCAGCACATCCCGACGCCCGATGAGCCCTTGGTCCTGGTGGTCGTCGACGAAATGGCCGACCTGACGGCGTACTGCCCTGACCGATCCATCCGTCAGCGCATCGCCTCGGCACTGTCGCGACTGCTGTCCAAGGGCCGCGCGGCGGCGGTCCACGTGGTCGCCGCGCTGCAAGACCCGCGCAAGGACGTGCTCCCGTTCCGGGACCTGTTCCCGGTCCGCATCTGTCTCCGGGTGACTGAGGCATCCCACGTGGACATGGTGCTCGGCGACGGCGCCAGGGACCGGGGCGCCACGTGCGACCTGATCGACCCCGAGCTTGCCGGCGTCGGCTTCGTGACCGTGGCAGGCGTCCGCGAGCCGGTCCGAGTCCGGGCGACCTACCACGGTGACAGCGACATCGCCGCCATGGTCGAGCGGTTCAAGCCACGGGCTCAAGACGCGATCCCTGCGCAATGGTCTGGCGACTTCGATGGGATGGAGGTCGACAAGCTGTGA
- a CDS encoding plasmid replication, integration and excision activator: MAIQGAIRVQFGDVFPHGAFAVAVEPVRDFDKSTREHPVQARDKESGVLVWAVEVLDADPEARAADRSVKVKIAADHQPVLPDLMAGTPFRPVEFEGLRVRPYVNGQGRLAYSFNASAVRGPNAGGKPAAAVNGSKNAG; the protein is encoded by the coding sequence ATGGCGATCCAGGGTGCGATCCGGGTCCAGTTCGGCGACGTGTTCCCGCATGGGGCGTTCGCCGTGGCGGTGGAGCCGGTGCGGGACTTCGACAAGTCCACGCGGGAGCATCCCGTGCAGGCTCGGGACAAGGAGTCCGGCGTGTTGGTCTGGGCGGTCGAAGTGCTCGACGCGGACCCCGAGGCGCGGGCGGCGGACCGGTCGGTGAAGGTCAAGATCGCGGCGGACCATCAGCCGGTGCTGCCGGACCTGATGGCGGGGACGCCGTTCCGGCCGGTGGAGTTCGAGGGGCTGCGGGTGCGGCCGTACGTCAACGGTCAGGGTCGGTTGGCGTACTCGTTCAACGCCTCCGCGGTGCGCGGGCCGAACGCGGGTGGGAAGCCGGCGGCCGCCGTGAACGGGTCCAAGAACGCGGGCTGA
- a CDS encoding multiprotein-bridging factor 1 family protein codes for MDEDLKRLGEAVAAARKAKGWSLRQFALHAELAESTVARVDSGRAGASPTAYEHMEQALGWQPGTIAAILNGSVSVVDGSSTPPGTDLGA; via the coding sequence ATGGATGAAGATCTCAAGCGACTGGGCGAAGCTGTTGCCGCCGCACGCAAGGCCAAGGGTTGGTCGCTACGGCAGTTTGCGCTGCACGCGGAGCTGGCCGAGTCCACGGTGGCCAGGGTCGATTCAGGCCGCGCTGGAGCGTCGCCTACCGCGTATGAGCACATGGAACAGGCCCTTGGATGGCAGCCTGGAACCATCGCCGCGATCCTCAACGGCAGCGTGTCGGTCGTCGATGGGTCCAGCACTCCGCCCGGCACGGACCTTGGCGCGTGA
- a CDS encoding GntR family transcriptional regulator, with product MPFESAPPKYAQVVAGLQERILNGTYPAGSMLPSEEQLVNEWDMSRTTVIRALQILGRDGWIESQQGKGRFVRGRPATSDQRLRPSRGVLEQDESNGSRLIDVGHVIAPDTVAALLNLKKHEAVLRRRRLVVRDDEPDELITSYYPLDLAHGTRLGSEDALIEGPRRLVEARNKIRYDHVTERIAARLPSAEEAELLALPSKRTPVLALTVTAFEASGRPIQLAELVLPGDRHELEDTYPLA from the coding sequence ATGCCTTTCGAGTCGGCGCCACCGAAGTACGCGCAGGTCGTCGCGGGACTGCAAGAGCGGATCCTGAACGGCACGTACCCGGCCGGCTCGATGCTGCCCAGCGAAGAACAACTGGTCAACGAGTGGGACATGTCCCGGACAACCGTCATCAGGGCTCTACAGATCCTCGGCCGTGATGGCTGGATCGAGTCTCAGCAGGGCAAGGGCCGGTTCGTTCGAGGGCGGCCGGCCACGTCGGATCAACGTTTGCGTCCGAGCCGCGGCGTCCTAGAGCAAGACGAGAGCAACGGGAGCCGACTGATCGACGTTGGGCACGTCATCGCTCCGGATACAGTCGCGGCTCTGCTGAACCTCAAGAAGCACGAGGCGGTGTTGCGACGGCGTCGCCTAGTTGTGCGTGATGATGAACCTGACGAGCTGATCACGTCGTACTACCCGCTCGACCTCGCGCACGGCACGCGACTGGGCTCGGAAGATGCGCTCATCGAAGGGCCTCGGCGGCTGGTCGAAGCGCGCAACAAGATCCGGTATGACCACGTCACCGAACGCATCGCTGCTCGGCTGCCATCTGCTGAGGAGGCGGAACTTCTCGCGCTGCCGTCGAAGCGGACTCCCGTGCTGGCGCTGACGGTGACCGCTTTCGAAGCGTCCGGCCGCCCAATCCAGCTCGCCGAACTTGTTCTTCCCGGCGACCGGCACGAGCTCGAAGACACCTACCCGCTGGCCTGA
- a CDS encoding helix-turn-helix transcriptional regulator, protein MPLHIDDAAERVFAQIIGGLRHARVEVGISQNALSAGLPVRGRAISEWETRAVEPTLEHLILWCRELGLRLVIVGWEGEARYGPVRPRPGETQEIFDRRCLASPLRNRRQALGMSQGRLCELIGVTRDSIQRWELVRVPPRPIAHVVWAQRLGCSIALRPINTPTMRPRPYGVGRPAMPALWQPNSTTRHPSQL, encoded by the coding sequence ATGCCGCTGCATATTGACGACGCGGCGGAGCGGGTCTTCGCCCAAATCATAGGCGGGCTGCGGCACGCACGCGTGGAAGTCGGGATCTCCCAGAATGCGCTGTCAGCAGGTCTGCCGGTCCGAGGGAGGGCTATCTCCGAGTGGGAGACAAGGGCAGTCGAGCCGACCCTGGAGCACCTGATCCTCTGGTGTCGTGAGCTGGGCCTGCGCCTGGTGATCGTCGGCTGGGAAGGCGAAGCGCGGTACGGTCCGGTACGCCCGCGCCCCGGGGAGACGCAAGAGATCTTCGATCGACGTTGTTTGGCTTCGCCGTTGAGAAATCGTCGCCAAGCTTTGGGGATGTCTCAGGGGAGACTGTGCGAACTGATCGGCGTCACACGCGACTCAATCCAGCGGTGGGAGTTGGTACGCGTGCCCCCGCGACCCATCGCACACGTCGTGTGGGCTCAGAGGTTGGGGTGCTCGATTGCCCTGCGACCGATCAATACACCAACCATGAGACCGCGTCCCTACGGCGTCGGACGCCCCGCCATGCCCGCACTGTGGCAGCCGAACTCGACGACGAGGCACCCGTCCCAGTTGTAG
- a CDS encoding helix-turn-helix domain-containing protein — protein MTETLSIGERVAWYRRRRGMSQEVLAGLVGRTADWLGRVENGKIDLDRLSVIKSLADALDVQMGDLLAEPSLLDWTQDGKGRTVSALREALMDYRQLTPLLSGDANGFRPDLEVLKQEVGEAWTAFQEGRFARAAHVVPSVLSLAQAATRSYSGDQQLQAYVLLGMAYQSAAQVLTKIGETELAWIAADRGLTAAQVSGDPIIIGSLFRSVTHCLLSNGRFDAAKQLTADAAGFLQPHVAEASPEFLSIYGTLFLAGSVAAARSDDRATTRTFLAEAEESARRLGQDANHMWTAFGPTNVAIHRVATAMELGDVQLALDQGPQLDTSQMPTERRVRHALEVARAYAARNQVDEALSLILDAERLAPEQVRYHYIPRQLVTSWVRRQHGKPSLALSDLAQRIHVIESR, from the coding sequence ATGACTGAGACCCTGAGCATCGGTGAGCGCGTCGCTTGGTATCGGCGGCGCCGTGGCATGTCGCAAGAGGTGTTGGCCGGCCTGGTCGGTCGGACCGCCGATTGGCTCGGACGGGTCGAGAACGGGAAGATCGATCTTGACCGGCTGTCGGTCATCAAGTCCCTGGCCGACGCCCTTGACGTGCAGATGGGCGACCTGTTGGCCGAGCCCTCATTGCTCGACTGGACCCAGGACGGCAAGGGCCGCACGGTATCCGCGCTGCGTGAAGCCCTGATGGACTACCGGCAGCTAACACCGCTGCTGAGCGGGGATGCGAACGGCTTCCGACCTGACCTTGAAGTTCTCAAGCAGGAGGTCGGCGAGGCATGGACGGCATTCCAGGAAGGGCGGTTCGCCCGCGCGGCTCATGTGGTGCCGTCCGTGCTTTCGCTGGCGCAGGCCGCCACGCGTTCGTACAGCGGAGATCAGCAGCTTCAGGCGTACGTGCTGCTCGGCATGGCGTATCAGAGCGCGGCGCAGGTGCTCACGAAGATCGGAGAGACCGAGCTTGCTTGGATCGCCGCTGACCGCGGGCTGACCGCCGCACAGGTGTCCGGTGATCCGATCATCATCGGATCGCTGTTCCGATCCGTGACGCACTGCCTGCTCTCCAACGGACGGTTCGACGCGGCAAAGCAGCTCACTGCGGACGCCGCTGGCTTCCTTCAGCCGCACGTGGCGGAAGCCTCGCCGGAGTTCCTGTCCATCTACGGCACTTTGTTCCTTGCCGGGTCCGTTGCCGCAGCTCGGTCCGACGACCGTGCGACCACCCGGACGTTCCTCGCCGAAGCCGAGGAGTCAGCCCGCCGGCTGGGCCAGGACGCTAACCACATGTGGACGGCGTTCGGTCCGACCAACGTCGCGATTCACCGCGTCGCCACGGCGATGGAGCTCGGCGACGTTCAGCTTGCGCTCGACCAAGGGCCGCAGCTCGACACGTCGCAGATGCCGACCGAGCGTCGTGTCCGGCACGCGCTCGAAGTTGCTCGCGCCTACGCTGCACGGAACCAGGTCGACGAGGCGCTGTCGTTGATACTGGACGCTGAGAGGCTTGCGCCTGAACAGGTTCGGTACCACTACATCCCGCGCCAACTGGTCACTTCGTGGGTTCGGCGCCAGCACGGCAAGCCGAGCCTTGCCCTGTCCGATCTCGCCCAACGGATTCACGTGATCGAGTCACGCTGA
- a CDS encoding NUDIX domain-containing protein: protein MTEPNPAESFASARVASGVLFFDTEGRILLVRPSYKPGWDLPGGYVEIGETPVQGAVREVQEELGIKPPIGALLVADWAPATGEGDKLLFVFDGGELAPEYRDRIELEAAEIAGYAFHDPELVDTLLIPRLARRVKAAIEARSQSATLYLEHGETYRGALPN, encoded by the coding sequence ATGACCGAGCCGAACCCAGCCGAGTCGTTTGCCAGTGCCCGCGTAGCCTCTGGAGTCCTCTTCTTCGACACCGAGGGCCGCATCCTGCTAGTCAGGCCGTCGTACAAACCCGGTTGGGACCTCCCGGGCGGGTACGTCGAGATCGGCGAGACTCCCGTACAGGGCGCAGTGCGCGAGGTCCAGGAGGAGCTAGGCATCAAGCCGCCCATCGGCGCACTCTTGGTCGCCGACTGGGCGCCAGCCACGGGCGAAGGTGACAAGCTTCTGTTCGTCTTCGACGGCGGGGAACTCGCTCCCGAGTACCGCGACCGCATCGAGCTCGAAGCTGCCGAAATCGCCGGCTACGCCTTCCACGATCCCGAGCTCGTCGACACGCTGCTGATCCCACGCCTCGCACGCCGCGTCAAAGCCGCCATCGAGGCCCGATCGCAGTCCGCCACCCTGTACCTGGAACACGGCGAGACGTACCGCGGCGCATTGCCGAATTGA
- a CDS encoding tyrosine-type recombinase/integrase: protein MLSHDVRVWGIRTNRNKKKTTYTLRWSVAGRDFPQTFAVKALAESRRAEFVAAQRRGEPFDDETGLPEPEMRHRLTGVSFYTHAMEFMDMKWPALQPGSRRTLAGALATTTLALVDREEGAPEYSVSFRALSSWAFNKTARTAGQPSADHADAIAWIERHSLPLSALADPKIARVAYNSTTTSHEGKPFAPDTYRNKMKGLSGAIKYGIELGRLTADPMEKIHTTPPRKVTTVDRRVVVNPPQARALINGVRGQGTTGPRLVSFFAAMYYAGLRPSEALALRLQDCTLPKRKGAWGTLCLSGAAPYAAPIWTDEGEESPRKALKHRAKNESRTVPACPELVLHLRAHIDEFGTASDGRLFVRADGGPLRYATFANVWSRTRDTVLSPAQYESPLAKRPYDLRHACVSTWLNAGVAAPQVAEWAGHSVEMLLSTYAKCIDGQEDLARRRIEEALEWTEPELDIDA from the coding sequence TTGCTCAGCCACGACGTCCGGGTCTGGGGCATCAGGACCAACAGGAACAAGAAGAAGACCACCTACACGCTCAGATGGAGTGTGGCAGGCAGGGACTTCCCTCAGACCTTCGCCGTCAAAGCACTCGCCGAGAGCCGCCGGGCGGAGTTCGTAGCGGCTCAACGACGCGGCGAACCGTTCGACGACGAGACCGGGCTGCCCGAGCCCGAGATGCGCCATCGCCTCACCGGAGTGAGCTTCTATACGCACGCAATGGAGTTCATGGACATGAAGTGGCCAGCCCTCCAGCCGGGATCGCGGCGAACCCTCGCCGGCGCGTTGGCAACGACCACACTGGCCTTGGTCGACCGCGAGGAGGGCGCACCAGAGTACAGCGTCAGCTTCCGCGCGCTGAGCAGCTGGGCGTTCAACAAGACCGCCCGCACAGCCGGGCAACCGAGTGCCGACCATGCCGATGCAATCGCCTGGATTGAGAGACACTCGCTCCCCTTGTCCGCGCTGGCTGATCCCAAGATCGCCCGTGTTGCCTACAACAGCACCACGACCAGCCACGAAGGCAAGCCGTTCGCACCAGACACCTACCGCAACAAGATGAAGGGGTTGTCCGGGGCGATCAAGTACGGCATTGAGCTCGGTCGGCTGACTGCCGATCCCATGGAGAAGATCCACACGACGCCGCCCCGCAAGGTCACAACGGTCGACCGGCGTGTCGTCGTCAATCCGCCTCAGGCCCGCGCACTTATCAACGGAGTTCGTGGTCAGGGAACCACTGGCCCTCGCTTGGTGAGCTTCTTCGCAGCCATGTACTACGCCGGTCTGCGTCCCAGCGAAGCTCTCGCCCTGCGGCTTCAGGACTGCACCCTTCCGAAGAGAAAGGGCGCGTGGGGCACGTTGTGCCTCTCTGGTGCGGCACCCTATGCCGCACCGATCTGGACAGACGAAGGCGAGGAAAGCCCACGCAAGGCACTCAAGCACCGCGCGAAGAACGAGAGCCGCACTGTGCCTGCCTGCCCAGAGCTAGTCCTTCACCTGCGCGCACACATTGATGAGTTCGGCACCGCCAGCGATGGTCGCCTGTTCGTCCGCGCCGACGGTGGCCCGCTGCGCTACGCGACGTTCGCCAACGTGTGGTCCCGGACGCGTGACACCGTGCTGAGCCCGGCCCAGTACGAATCACCGCTGGCCAAGCGCCCATATGACCTACGCCACGCCTGCGTGTCCACATGGCTCAATGCGGGCGTCGCCGCGCCGCAGGTCGCCGAGTGGGCCGGCCATAGCGTGGAGATGCTGCTCAGCACCTACGCCAAGTGCATCGACGGTCAGGAAGACCTCGCTCGACGGCGCATCGAAGAGGCGCTGGAGTGGACTGAGCCGGAGCTCGATATCGACGCCTGA
- a CDS encoding helix-turn-helix transcriptional regulator: MAPSDESAQKSRPIRGSELLPPAEVSTLQAPSRAVRARSAPRDELLSIIEVCEELGIARATFYRWRAHRKGPASLRLPNGTVRIRRSALTAFIAACEDTTR; this comes from the coding sequence ATGGCACCGTCCGATGAATCCGCCCAGAAGTCCCGGCCAATCCGCGGTTCCGAGCTTCTGCCGCCGGCTGAAGTCTCGACCCTGCAGGCTCCGTCTCGAGCCGTAAGGGCTCGTTCGGCGCCGCGCGACGAACTCCTCAGCATCATCGAAGTCTGCGAAGAACTCGGCATCGCCCGAGCCACCTTCTACCGCTGGCGTGCTCATCGCAAGGGGCCGGCGAGCCTTCGCCTGCCCAACGGAACCGTCCGCATCCGGCGTTCCGCTCTGACGGCGTTCATCGCCGCCTGCGAGGACACGACTCGATAG
- a CDS encoding helix-turn-helix domain-containing protein encodes MTNEQESSVAHTQVSAVGRRVLSVGEVAEMYGLNRATVYRAIDAGKLTAYRFGTKGGAIRVPITALADFEAAAVKAESA; translated from the coding sequence ATGACAAACGAGCAGGAAAGCTCTGTCGCCCACACGCAGGTATCTGCCGTGGGTCGGCGCGTCTTGTCGGTCGGCGAGGTCGCCGAAATGTACGGGCTCAATCGAGCAACGGTCTACAGGGCGATCGACGCCGGGAAGCTCACGGCATACCGCTTCGGCACCAAGGGCGGCGCCATCCGAGTTCCGATCACGGCTCTCGCTGATTTCGAGGCCGCAGCCGTCAAGGCCGAGTCTGCATGA
- a CDS encoding class I SAM-dependent methyltransferase, translating into MNLAISQKHEAPQRTVAALAIARYTEPGELVVDLGCGSGRALVEAIHADRLAIGIERNSRLAREAREAVVQATVHGGPGFAAVVVGELADVPQLVGSDSLHRASLVFVDLSRAGVLGVHGRVEVAGVVQRLSDALGAARQLVREGGHVVVRAEIRQPFCRDLAELLSEVGARSEFEVVVVPVPDRGQCQMRCRLTRNEEIVVLRAVSPTNDA; encoded by the coding sequence TTGAATCTCGCCATCAGCCAGAAACACGAGGCACCTCAACGCACCGTCGCTGCGTTGGCCATCGCCCGCTACACGGAGCCAGGCGAACTCGTCGTCGATCTCGGCTGTGGATCTGGCCGAGCACTGGTCGAAGCGATCCACGCAGACCGCCTCGCGATCGGGATCGAGCGCAATTCGAGGCTCGCGCGTGAGGCGCGGGAAGCCGTTGTCCAAGCCACGGTTCACGGAGGACCGGGCTTTGCTGCCGTCGTCGTGGGCGAGTTGGCTGACGTACCTCAGCTCGTGGGTTCCGACTCGTTGCATCGAGCATCGCTGGTGTTTGTAGACCTCTCGCGCGCTGGAGTCCTCGGCGTTCACGGGCGCGTGGAGGTGGCCGGCGTCGTGCAGCGCCTCTCGGATGCACTCGGCGCCGCTCGCCAGTTGGTGCGCGAAGGCGGGCACGTCGTGGTTCGAGCGGAGATCCGCCAGCCCTTCTGTCGAGACCTCGCCGAGCTGCTTAGCGAAGTCGGCGCCCGATCGGAGTTCGAAGTGGTGGTCGTGCCCGTTCCCGACCGTGGCCAGTGTCAGATGCGTTGCAGGCTCACTCGAAATGAGGAAATCGTCGTCCTACGAGCCGTGTCGCCCACCAATGACGCATAG
- a CDS encoding pilin: protein MTRFIRNAAALSAGVLAAAAIGMAPASADATQPSVPTTITIPTDATEIPPEVMPFFSPTGMAGLSPDDPAAPVAVLADQLRAVATLPQVMNNVRDWIIGLLSGLATLFVTVGGLRYLMAGGNEGEVMKAKGALKSAAYGYALAALAPVLVNILKSMVGA, encoded by the coding sequence ATGACCCGCTTCATTCGCAACGCCGCCGCCCTGTCGGCCGGGGTGCTCGCTGCAGCCGCGATCGGCATGGCGCCAGCCTCGGCCGACGCCACCCAGCCATCGGTCCCAACGACGATCACCATTCCGACCGATGCGACCGAAATCCCGCCGGAGGTCATGCCCTTCTTCAGCCCGACCGGCATGGCTGGCCTGTCGCCAGACGACCCGGCGGCGCCGGTCGCGGTCCTCGCGGACCAGCTGCGGGCGGTCGCGACCTTGCCTCAGGTGATGAACAACGTCCGGGACTGGATCATCGGGCTGTTGTCGGGCCTGGCGACGCTGTTCGTCACCGTCGGTGGCCTGCGCTATCTGATGGCCGGCGGCAACGAGGGCGAGGTGATGAAGGCCAAGGGGGCGCTGAAGTCGGCGGCCTATGGCTACGCCCTCGCCGCGCTCGCGCCGGTCCTGGTCAACATCCTCAAGTCGATGGTCGGCGCGTGA
- a CDS encoding PrgI family protein, producing the protein MSDAPAGYGAVRIPADVSRPDRVLGPATARQVAVVAGSAAGLWCAWLGVRAWVSPLAFLIPAVFVLVIVGVAVSTERDGLTIDRLLAAALRQMRAPRRQVMAPEGVVPPPAFLAEALGKSPRPPAPLSLPIADLDDAGVIDLGADGAALMAAAGTVNFGLRTADEQDVLLGGFARWLNSLSGPTQITSTNAPADVSGFVGTLRDQAASLPHPALGQAAQEHAEFLDGLGATRVLLTRSIHLAMREPGRAAAQRAVRRAEDAVSHLAACEIRVSPLGHDAASADLRALLDPSGA; encoded by the coding sequence ATGTCGGATGCTCCCGCCGGATACGGCGCGGTCCGTATCCCTGCCGACGTCAGTCGCCCGGACCGCGTACTCGGGCCGGCAACGGCCCGTCAGGTCGCGGTGGTCGCCGGCTCCGCGGCAGGGCTCTGGTGCGCATGGCTCGGTGTGCGCGCCTGGGTCTCCCCGCTCGCCTTCCTGATCCCGGCCGTGTTCGTTCTGGTGATCGTCGGCGTTGCCGTCTCCACCGAGCGCGACGGTTTGACCATCGATCGGCTCCTGGCCGCCGCTCTCCGGCAGATGCGGGCACCTCGGCGCCAAGTGATGGCGCCCGAAGGCGTGGTCCCGCCCCCGGCGTTCCTGGCTGAGGCGCTGGGCAAGTCACCGCGTCCGCCGGCGCCGCTGTCGTTGCCCATCGCGGACCTCGACGATGCTGGCGTGATTGACCTTGGCGCGGACGGCGCGGCGTTGATGGCCGCTGCCGGCACGGTCAACTTCGGGCTGCGCACCGCCGACGAGCAAGACGTCCTCCTCGGCGGGTTCGCGCGCTGGCTCAACTCCCTCAGCGGACCGACGCAGATCACGTCTACGAACGCTCCGGCCGACGTGAGCGGCTTCGTTGGAACCCTCCGGGACCAGGCGGCCAGTCTCCCGCACCCTGCACTCGGTCAGGCCGCGCAGGAGCATGCCGAGTTCCTTGACGGTCTCGGCGCGACCCGCGTTCTGCTGACCCGGAGCATCCACCTCGCGATGCGCGAGCCAGGCAGGGCAGCGGCCCAGCGTGCCGTCCGCCGTGCCGAGGACGCCGTCAGCCATCTCGCTGCCTGCGAGATCCGTGTCTCGCCACTCGGCCACGACGCCGCCTCCGCCGATCTCCGCGCACTGCTCGACCCCTCAGGAGCCTGA